Proteins from a genomic interval of Clostridium scatologenes:
- a CDS encoding response regulator transcription factor: MIKILVVEDELPISNLIKLNLNMANYECEAAFNGEEALKEIENDSFDLILLDVMLPKIDGFTLLEKIKPLGIPVIFLTAKTSVTDKVYGLRAGADDYITKPFEGIELLARIDNVLRHYNKNTNIINFEDVEVNLEEMTARKAGEAVELTLKEFELLVFLVQNKNVVLTREKLIEKIWGYDYVGETRTIDNHIQKLRKKLQWKDKIKTVFKLGYRLEG; encoded by the coding sequence ATGATAAAAATATTAGTTGTTGAGGATGAATTGCCAATATCCAATTTAATAAAGCTGAATTTAAATATGGCAAATTATGAGTGTGAAGCAGCCTTTAATGGGGAAGAAGCTTTAAAAGAAATTGAAAATGACAGTTTTGATTTAATTCTTTTAGATGTTATGCTTCCTAAAATTGATGGCTTTACATTACTTGAAAAGATAAAGCCGCTAGGAATTCCAGTTATATTTTTAACTGCTAAAACTTCTGTTACAGATAAGGTATATGGTCTTAGAGCTGGAGCAGATGATTATATAACAAAACCTTTTGAAGGTATTGAATTATTAGCTAGAATTGATAATGTGCTTAGACACTATAATAAAAATACTAATATAATAAATTTTGAAGATGTAGAAGTAAATTTAGAAGAAATGACAGCTAGGAAAGCAGGTGAAGCTGTAGAGCTTACTTTAAAGGAATTTGAATTATTAGTGTTTTTAGTACAAAATAAAAATGTTGTATTAACCAGAGAAAAGTTAATAGAAAAAATTTGGGGATATGACTATGTTGGAGAAACTAGAACTATAGACAACCATATACAAAAATTGAGAAAAAAGCTTCAGTGGAAGGATAAGATTAAAACTGTATTTAAATTAGGATACAGGCTGGAGGGTTAA